One Thermus sp. CCB_US3_UF1 DNA window includes the following coding sequences:
- a CDS encoding RDD family protein: MVIASPWRRLAASLMDGLILVPLSLFLLALAGIPPLEGAPGFWDDLLFNWLPSWAYYTAFTALYGATPGKMLLGLRVVRTDGQPMDWTTALMREVVGKTLSTLPLLLGYLWAFFHPRRQAWHDLIADTLVVRLGQENA; encoded by the coding sequence ATGGTGATCGCCAGCCCCTGGCGCCGCTTGGCGGCCTCCCTCATGGACGGCCTCATCCTGGTGCCCCTTAGCCTTTTCCTCCTGGCGCTCGCGGGCATCCCTCCCCTGGAGGGAGCCCCAGGGTTCTGGGACGATCTGCTTTTCAACTGGCTCCCCAGCTGGGCCTACTACACCGCCTTCACCGCCCTCTACGGGGCCACCCCGGGAAAGATGCTCCTGGGGCTTCGGGTGGTGCGCACCGATGGCCAACCCATGGACTGGACCACCGCCCTCATGCGGGAAGTGGTGGGCAAAACCCTCTCCACCCTTCCCCTCCTTCTCGGCTACCTCTGGGCCTTCTTCCACCCTCGGCGCCAAGCCTGGCACGACCTGATCGCCGACACCCTGGTGGTGCGGTTGGGCCAAGAAAACGCCTAG
- the sppA gene encoding signal peptide peptidase SppA, translating into MNRKRWLALFLFLLVVALALVGVGRLTRPQEGEAVWRETPVYGQGERVLLLELSGSIPTGKALEDLLSQIRQAQKDPGIKAAVLHVESPGGGVTETEALHRALKALAQAKPLVAAFGSVAASGGYYVALAAREIVTPPTALTGSIGVISVIPEVEGLLEKLGIRVEVLKEGKLKDMASGLKPLTPEERTVLQGYMREAYELFLRRVAEGRNLPLEKVRTLADGRIYSGKQAVALGLADREGYLEDAASRAAELAGLKTFRLVRYRKPKGLLEGLLGDSLPLSLAGGETQALWGLLERSRFRLEYRYPGGGLW; encoded by the coding sequence ATGAACCGAAAGCGCTGGCTGGCCCTTTTCCTCTTCCTCCTGGTGGTGGCCCTGGCCCTGGTGGGGGTGGGCCGCCTCACCCGGCCCCAGGAAGGGGAGGCGGTCTGGCGGGAAACCCCGGTCTACGGCCAAGGGGAAAGGGTTCTCCTCCTCGAGCTTTCGGGCAGCATTCCCACGGGCAAGGCCCTAGAAGACCTTCTTTCCCAGATCCGCCAGGCCCAGAAGGACCCGGGCATCAAGGCCGCCGTCCTGCACGTGGAAAGCCCCGGGGGCGGGGTCACGGAAACCGAGGCCCTCCATCGGGCCCTCAAGGCCCTGGCCCAGGCCAAGCCCCTGGTGGCCGCCTTCGGCTCGGTGGCCGCTAGCGGGGGGTACTACGTGGCCCTGGCGGCGCGGGAGATCGTTACCCCCCCCACCGCCCTCACCGGCTCCATCGGGGTCATCTCCGTCATCCCCGAGGTAGAGGGACTCCTGGAAAAGCTGGGAATAAGGGTGGAGGTGCTCAAGGAAGGGAAGCTCAAGGACATGGCCTCCGGCCTCAAGCCCCTCACCCCCGAGGAGCGAACCGTCCTCCAGGGCTATATGCGGGAGGCCTACGAGCTCTTCCTGCGCCGGGTAGCGGAAGGACGGAACCTGCCCCTGGAGAAGGTGCGCACCTTGGCCGATGGGCGGATTTATTCCGGGAAACAAGCCGTGGCCCTAGGTCTGGCCGACCGGGAAGGTTATCTGGAGGACGCGGCCAGCCGGGCTGCGGAACTGGCTGGTCTCAAAACCTTCCGCCTGGTGCGCTACCGCAAGCCCAAGGGGCTCCTCGAGGGGCTTTTGGGGGATAGCCTTCCCCTCAGCCTGGCCGGGGGGGAGACCCAGGCCCTTTGGGGGCTTCTGGAAAGGAGCCGCTTCCGCCTGGAATACCGTTACCCCGGAGGGGGTCTATGGTGA
- a CDS encoding DUF433 domain-containing protein, with protein sequence MKASRAAQNHSPLLAPDPRDRPLYSLREAARYLGLSESTLRSWIRGRTYPKAGGQERSLPLIETPGNGSQLSFFNLVEANVLAALRQIHRIPMQRIRRMIDYAKEALGKPRPLLLDLEAGLGDVFLRQGKELLALTRAGQLALQEVLESYLSRVDRDEQGIPLRFHPAVGTRLRGEKVVLDPRVAFGAPTVRGVKTSVIALRFNAGEGLEEIAEDYGLGKEEVREALVFEGMGADTYAA encoded by the coding sequence ATGAAGGCGAGTAGGGCCGCCCAAAACCACTCCCCTCTCCTGGCCCCAGACCCTAGGGACCGCCCCCTCTACTCTCTTCGAGAAGCAGCCCGTTATCTGGGTCTATCGGAGTCTACCCTACGCTCCTGGATCAGGGGCCGGACCTATCCGAAGGCGGGAGGACAGGAAAGGTCCCTGCCCCTAATAGAGACACCCGGCAACGGGTCGCAGCTCTCCTTCTTCAACCTTGTGGAGGCCAATGTCCTGGCAGCCCTGCGCCAGATCCACCGGATCCCCATGCAACGTATCCGCAGGATGATTGACTACGCCAAGGAAGCCTTGGGGAAACCTAGGCCTCTCCTCCTGGACTTGGAAGCAGGGTTGGGTGACGTTTTTTTGAGGCAAGGGAAAGAGCTTCTGGCCCTGACCCGGGCTGGGCAGTTGGCCTTGCAGGAGGTGTTGGAAAGCTACCTTTCCCGTGTGGACAGGGACGAACAGGGCATCCCCCTGCGCTTCCACCCCGCTGTTGGGACCCGGCTACGGGGCGAGAAGGTAGTTCTGGACCCAAGGGTAGCCTTTGGAGCCCCTACCGTACGTGGGGTGAAGACCTCGGTCATTGCCCTGCGCTTCAACGCCGGAGAAGGTTTGGAGGAGATCGCAGAGGATTACGGTCTGGGGAAGGAAGAGGTGAGGGAGGCGTTGGTATTTGAGGGCATGGGTGCAGATACCTACGCGGCATGA
- a CDS encoding nucleotidyltransferase family protein codes for MEPLASPLPLPETELQALCRRYRVKRLSLFSSAARGELGPQSDVDLLVEFEPV; via the coding sequence ATGGAGCCATTGGCGTCACCTCTCCCCCTACCCGAGACCGAGCTACAGGCCCTCTGCCGCCGCTATCGGGTGAAGCGGCTTTCCCTCTTCAGTTCGGCGGCCAGGGGGGAGCTTGGGCCCCAAAGCGACGTGGACCTCCTGGTAGAGTTTGAACCCGTCTAG
- a CDS encoding transposase — MPTAQYLLSAILALLPSPHLQESLKALLLLLLQGHGKARPQHSQTKSASALSRFFNRYAWPTRTLIRLARREAERALDRARPRRGPKPRLLVVLDLVTLEKRGLFRALPLSFFHGKWGLHLGVVYLVHGELRIPWSYRVWRGKGEKSLSLLALRLLASLPPWMRKAFRVRVVADTAFGTIRFLRGVRELGLEAVVGMRRDRRLWGGERLADLRRQGSRVHLRGVSFPLWAFRYRYPLPGGGWEWRYGVATFPASPRTLLVWGRRRFSIEHFFKAMKSEFSLGQFGQRTALGVHRFLVLSLLAYLLAHFQKFWGGLSGLSTPIPLYPSAEVQ; from the coding sequence ATGCCCACAGCCCAGTACCTACTCTCGGCCATCCTAGCCCTTCTGCCAAGCCCCCACCTCCAGGAGTCCCTCAAAGCCCTCCTCCTCCTGCTTTTGCAGGGCCACGGCAAAGCCAGACCCCAGCACAGCCAGACCAAGTCCGCCTCCGCCCTCTCCCGCTTCTTCAACCGGTATGCCTGGCCCACCCGCACCCTCATCCGCCTCGCCCGAAGGGAGGCGGAAAGGGCCCTGGACCGCGCCAGGCCCAGACGGGGTCCCAAGCCCAGGCTCCTGGTGGTCCTGGACCTGGTCACCCTGGAGAAGCGGGGCCTCTTCAGGGCCCTGCCTCTCTCCTTCTTCCACGGCAAGTGGGGCCTCCACCTGGGGGTGGTCTACCTGGTCCACGGCGAGCTCCGCATCCCCTGGAGCTACCGCGTATGGCGGGGCAAGGGGGAAAAGAGCCTCTCCCTCCTGGCCCTCAGGCTCTTAGCCTCCCTGCCCCCTTGGATGCGGAAGGCCTTCCGGGTGCGGGTGGTGGCCGATACCGCATTCGGCACCATCCGGTTTTTGCGGGGGGTCAGGGAGCTGGGATTGGAGGCGGTGGTAGGGATGCGGCGGGACCGGAGGCTCTGGGGAGGGGAGAGGCTTGCGGACCTCAGACGCCAGGGGAGTCGGGTCCACCTGCGGGGGGTTTCTTTCCCCCTTTGGGCCTTCCGCTACCGCTACCCTCTGCCCGGTGGGGGATGGGAGTGGCGGTATGGGGTGGCTACCTTTCCCGCCAGCCCGCGCACCCTGCTGGTGTGGGGGAGGCGGCGGTTTAGCATCGAGCACTTCTTCAAGGCCATGAAAAGCGAGTTCTCCCTGGGTCAGTTTGGGCAGCGGACGGCTTTGGGGGTGCACCGTTTTCTGGTGCTTTCCCTCCTGGCCTACCTGCTGGCTCATTTCCAAAAGTTCTGGGGAGGGCTCTCTGGGCTCTCTACCCCTATCCCTCTGTACCCCTCGGCGGAAGTCCAATAG
- a CDS encoding IS256-like element ISTth4 family transposase, with the protein MFNRGAHLSTRRCPVDQDTLRILLREAVRETVAEVLQTVLELDRTAFLQVHGGRRNGYYPRKLETTFGQVDLKVPRDRESRYYPAFLKPYVRRLVDVGEVAVALYAAGVSQRKAAEILSLLLGHRYSHETLSALTDEVLEAAGAFRTRPLPEEMAFVYLDGLSLKVFREGEGIVRESVYVALGIAPNGERRVLGFWLLPTESALGWEGVLGELWQRGLRRVLLFITDGLPGLPEAIRRVYPQAEWQRCVVHGVRWSLSQVRARDRGLLAEDLRRVYGAESREEALGALEEVKAAWGSRYPGVVGLWVQDSGAFLRFYGYPKVLWPYLRSTNLMERFIREVRRGTKVRDHKFPKEEAVYKLLYLESERQEGRWAERKLKGFSEVKEVLEKMLQERYAPRTQTLTHNS; encoded by the coding sequence GTGTTTAATAGGGGGGCACACCTTAGCACGAGGAGGTGCCCCGTGGACCAGGATACCTTGCGGATCTTGCTGAGGGAAGCGGTGCGGGAGACAGTAGCCGAGGTTCTGCAGACGGTTCTGGAGCTGGACCGGACGGCCTTCTTGCAGGTGCACGGAGGCCGCAGGAACGGCTACTACCCCCGCAAGCTGGAGACCACCTTCGGCCAGGTGGACCTGAAGGTCCCTAGGGATCGGGAATCTCGGTATTACCCGGCTTTCCTTAAGCCCTACGTCCGCCGCCTGGTGGACGTGGGGGAAGTGGCGGTAGCCCTTTACGCCGCCGGGGTCAGTCAGCGCAAGGCGGCCGAGATACTGAGCCTGCTCTTAGGCCACCGCTACTCCCACGAGACCCTGAGCGCCCTGACGGACGAGGTCCTGGAGGCGGCAGGAGCCTTCCGCACCCGGCCTTTGCCCGAGGAGATGGCCTTCGTCTACCTGGACGGGCTTTCCCTAAAGGTCTTCAGGGAAGGAGAAGGGATCGTACGGGAAAGCGTGTATGTGGCCCTGGGCATCGCCCCTAATGGGGAGAGGCGGGTCCTGGGGTTTTGGCTGTTGCCCACGGAGAGCGCCCTGGGATGGGAGGGGGTCCTGGGGGAGCTTTGGCAGCGGGGCCTGCGGCGGGTATTGCTCTTCATCACCGACGGGCTGCCCGGGCTTCCTGAAGCGATCCGCAGGGTCTACCCTCAGGCGGAATGGCAGCGGTGCGTGGTGCACGGGGTGCGGTGGAGCCTGTCCCAGGTGCGGGCGCGGGACCGGGGCCTGCTGGCGGAGGACCTGAGGCGGGTGTACGGGGCGGAGAGCCGGGAAGAAGCTCTTGGGGCCTTGGAGGAGGTGAAGGCCGCCTGGGGTTCGCGGTACCCGGGGGTGGTGGGGCTTTGGGTACAGGATTCGGGGGCCTTCCTGCGGTTCTACGGGTACCCCAAGGTGCTTTGGCCGTACCTGCGGAGCACCAACCTGATGGAGCGGTTTATCCGGGAAGTGCGGCGGGGGACGAAGGTGCGGGACCACAAGTTTCCTAAGGAAGAGGCGGTGTACAAGCTTCTTTACCTGGAGTCGGAGAGGCAGGAAGGGAGGTGGGCAGAACGGAAACTAAAGGGGTTCTCGGAGGTGAAGGAGGTGCTGGAGAAGATGCTTCAGGAGCGGTATGCCCCCCGTACACAGACTCTTACACATAACTCTTGA
- a CDS encoding class I SAM-dependent rRNA methyltransferase yields MLRLVVRPGKERKLKNFYPNLYRDEILEAPGEAGVAEAVTEDGEVLAVGYFDPHSRVPFRAYRFDRGPLDRRFFLGRFQRALRKREGLGPNHRLVHGEADGLPGLVVDRFGGVLVLQVRTRGMEALREVWLPPLLEAVNPQGVYERSDVEARRQEGLPERVGVVFGEVPEVLEVEEDGLTFPIPLALAQKTGFYLDQRENRRLLEAMVRPGERVLDVFSYVGGFALRAARKGAYALAVDKDLEALAVLDRAALRAGLRVDIRQGEALAVLKGLEGPFHYVLLDPPTLVKRPEELPPMKRHLVDLVREGLRLLAPGGYLWLSACSYYLKVEDLLEVARRAAADRGARLRVHALTHQPQDHPWSLHVPESLYLKTLILQEDAL; encoded by the coding sequence GTGTTGCGGCTGGTGGTGCGCCCGGGTAAGGAGCGCAAGCTGAAAAATTTCTACCCGAACCTCTATCGGGACGAGATCTTGGAGGCCCCAGGGGAGGCGGGCGTGGCCGAAGCGGTGACCGAGGACGGGGAGGTCCTGGCTGTGGGCTATTTTGACCCCCATTCCCGGGTGCCCTTCCGCGCCTACCGCTTTGACCGGGGCCCCTTGGACCGCCGTTTTTTCCTGGGGCGTTTCCAGCGCGCCTTGCGCAAGCGGGAGGGTCTGGGCCCCAACCACCGCCTGGTCCACGGGGAGGCGGATGGGCTTCCGGGCCTAGTGGTGGACCGCTTCGGCGGGGTCCTGGTCCTCCAGGTGCGCACCCGGGGGATGGAGGCCCTGCGGGAGGTTTGGCTTCCCCCCCTGCTGGAGGCGGTGAATCCCCAAGGGGTCTACGAGCGGAGTGACGTGGAGGCCAGGCGGCAGGAAGGCCTGCCTGAGCGGGTGGGGGTGGTCTTTGGGGAGGTACCCGAGGTCTTGGAGGTGGAGGAGGACGGGCTCACCTTTCCCATTCCCCTGGCCCTGGCCCAGAAGACGGGCTTCTACCTGGACCAGCGGGAAAACCGCCGCCTCTTGGAGGCCATGGTGCGGCCCGGGGAGCGGGTCCTGGACGTGTTTAGCTACGTAGGGGGCTTCGCCTTGCGGGCTGCCCGTAAGGGGGCCTACGCCTTGGCGGTGGACAAGGACCTCGAGGCCCTGGCGGTTCTGGACCGGGCCGCCCTTCGCGCCGGCCTGAGGGTGGACATCCGCCAAGGGGAGGCTCTGGCCGTTCTCAAAGGGCTGGAAGGCCCCTTCCACTACGTCCTCCTGGACCCGCCCACCTTGGTGAAGCGCCCCGAAGAACTTCCCCCCATGAAGCGCCACCTGGTGGACCTGGTGCGGGAGGGCCTGCGCCTTCTGGCCCCTGGCGGCTATCTTTGGCTTTCCGCCTGCAGCTACTACCTCAAGGTGGAAGACCTGTTGGAGGTGGCCCGGCGGGCGGCGGCGGACCGGGGGGCCCGCCTGCGGGTCCACGCCCTCACCCACCAGCCCCAGGACCACCCCTGGAGCCTGCACGTTCCCGAAAGCCTTTACCTCAAGACCCTGATCCTCCAGGAAGACGCCCTTTGA